The Bradyrhizobium ottawaense genome window below encodes:
- a CDS encoding M48 family metallopeptidase, producing MKWPTNGSLTSSARLKRRVDVWAVKLRVMPKTVRVQRMTHKWGSCSSTGTITLAIDLDGESADFQDFVVVHELLHLKVPNHGRLFKALMTANVPKWRQQDIYRRKQIRPT from the coding sequence ATGAAGTGGCCGACGAACGGGTCGCTCACATCGTCCGCGAGGCTGAAGCGACGAGTGGATGTGTGGGCGGTCAAGCTGCGGGTAATGCCCAAGACCGTGCGCGTGCAGCGTATGACCCACAAATGGGGATCGTGCTCCTCCACGGGTACGATCACGCTAGCAATTGACCTCGATGGCGAGAGCGCAGATTTTCAAGATTTCGTCGTGGTGCATGAACTACTGCATCTGAAGGTTCCTAATCACGGAAGATTATTCAAGGCTCTAATGACCGCGAACGTTCCCAAGTGGCGTCAACAGGACATCTATCGGCGCAAGCAAATTCGCCCAACTTAG
- a CDS encoding type I restriction endonuclease subunit R: protein MKKPLKISEAGTVQFPMVKHAVEIGWTSITPEVAKQKRGGEAGMLLRDELEAKLAEFNPWMTKDAIRSVIETLDAIPPTIEGNREMLSWLRGERQWYDEDEKRHRRVTLIDFEHPDANAFHVSWEWALKPPARKGNRADVMFLVNGVPVCIVEHKNPKDGDAIERAIKQLRRYEMETPELIGSPQLFNVTHLLDYWYGVTWNANRRFLARWKQAPDEAYRFAVQAFFERTDFLRTLQHWILFYIEDSETKKSVLRQHQRRAIDTVIERCADHTKDRGLVWHTQGSGKTFTLLTAARLILEQKERFKNATVILVVDRTELEGQMKGWVERLLGEMQKQDIATWRANTKAALQDLLKSDKRGLILSMIHKFEGVDRDSNTRDNIYVFIDEAHRSVAKDLGTYLMASVPNATIIGFTGTPIAKTEQGEGTFKIFGKDDERGYLDKYSIAESIEDETTLPIKHVMAPSEMTVPAERLDKEFFELAEAEGVTDIDELNKALDRAVGLRTFLTADDRIEKVAAYVAEHFKENVLPLGYKAFLVGVNREACAKYKKALDKLLPAEWSVPIYTENASDIVDRPLVHELQVSDEREADVRLLFKKSGQDPKILIVTDKLLTGYDAPLLYCLYLDKPMRDHVLLQAVARVNRPYVDPQGIQKRVGLVVDFVGVLRELKKALKFDSSDVSGVIEDLDLLLKDFLDKIARAEKDYLDVDEGGDADEKLERIVYGRFLEPETRKAFFEAYKEIEALWEILSPSPELRDHIVTFKHLAQLYAAVRNAYAEKIGFVADLAYKTKRLVEESATQSGLGNLTKSVTFDLKTLEAMRGEKGLDEGKVFNLVRGLQKEIDDDSNAAPVLQPLKDRAERILKDMESRKTTGLAAMDLLAALAAEKDAAARAAKETGLSAKAFGIYWALKDDDALKKGGVAPLDLGKEAEKLMTRFPNAQVNADEQRQFRAALYRPLLGVEREARSKIVDLIVEIVTR from the coding sequence ATGAAAAAGCCTCTCAAGATCAGCGAAGCCGGCACCGTTCAATTCCCGATGGTGAAGCACGCTGTCGAGATCGGCTGGACGTCTATCACCCCCGAAGTCGCCAAGCAGAAGCGCGGCGGCGAGGCCGGAATGCTGCTGCGCGACGAACTGGAGGCGAAGCTCGCCGAGTTCAACCCGTGGATGACCAAGGATGCCATCCGTTCGGTCATCGAAACGCTCGACGCCATTCCGCCAACGATCGAGGGCAACCGCGAGATGCTGTCGTGGCTACGTGGCGAGCGGCAATGGTACGACGAGGACGAAAAACGCCATCGCCGGGTGACGCTGATCGATTTTGAGCACCCCGACGCCAACGCCTTTCACGTCTCATGGGAGTGGGCTCTCAAGCCGCCGGCCCGCAAGGGCAACCGCGCCGACGTGATGTTTCTCGTCAATGGCGTGCCGGTCTGCATTGTCGAGCATAAGAATCCCAAAGACGGCGACGCCATCGAGCGCGCCATCAAGCAGTTGCGGCGCTACGAGATGGAGACGCCGGAACTGATCGGCTCCCCGCAGCTTTTCAACGTCACACATCTGCTCGATTACTGGTACGGTGTCACCTGGAATGCCAATCGCCGGTTCCTCGCCCGCTGGAAGCAGGCGCCCGATGAAGCCTATCGCTTCGCTGTGCAAGCCTTTTTCGAGCGCACCGACTTTCTGCGAACGCTCCAGCACTGGATTCTGTTCTACATCGAGGACAGCGAGACAAAAAAATCTGTGCTGCGCCAGCATCAGCGCCGTGCCATCGACACAGTGATCGAACGTTGCGCCGATCACACCAAGGATCGCGGTCTTGTCTGGCATACCCAAGGCTCGGGCAAGACCTTCACCCTGCTCACGGCTGCCCGCCTGATTTTGGAGCAAAAGGAGCGCTTCAAGAACGCGACGGTGATCCTGGTGGTCGATCGCACCGAGCTTGAAGGTCAGATGAAAGGTTGGGTCGAGAGACTGCTCGGCGAGATGCAGAAACAGGACATCGCGACCTGGCGGGCCAACACCAAGGCCGCATTGCAGGACTTGCTTAAGAGCGACAAGCGGGGCTTGATCCTGTCGATGATCCACAAGTTCGAAGGCGTCGATAGGGACAGTAACACCCGCGACAACATCTACGTTTTCATCGACGAGGCCCATCGCTCGGTCGCCAAGGACCTCGGCACCTACCTCATGGCTTCGGTGCCAAACGCCACGATCATCGGCTTCACCGGCACGCCGATCGCCAAGACCGAACAGGGCGAAGGCACATTCAAGATCTTTGGAAAAGACGACGAGCGCGGCTACCTCGACAAGTATTCGATCGCCGAGTCCATCGAAGACGAAACAACCCTTCCGATCAAGCACGTCATGGCGCCGAGTGAGATGACCGTGCCGGCCGAACGGCTCGACAAGGAGTTTTTCGAGCTGGCCGAAGCCGAAGGCGTGACCGACATCGACGAGCTCAACAAGGCGCTGGACCGCGCCGTCGGCCTTCGCACCTTCCTCACGGCTGACGACCGCATCGAGAAGGTGGCCGCCTACGTCGCCGAGCATTTCAAAGAGAACGTCCTGCCGCTCGGTTACAAGGCATTTCTGGTCGGTGTGAACCGCGAGGCATGCGCCAAATACAAGAAGGCGCTGGACAAGCTGTTGCCTGCCGAATGGAGCGTGCCGATCTACACCGAGAACGCGTCGGATATTGTCGATCGACCGCTGGTCCATGAACTCCAGGTGAGCGACGAGCGCGAAGCCGATGTGCGCCTTTTGTTCAAAAAGTCAGGTCAGGATCCGAAAATACTGATCGTCACGGACAAGCTGCTCACTGGTTACGACGCGCCGCTGCTTTATTGTCTCTACCTCGACAAGCCAATGCGTGACCATGTGCTTTTGCAAGCCGTGGCGCGCGTGAACCGTCCCTATGTCGATCCTCAAGGCATCCAGAAGCGCGTTGGTCTCGTGGTGGACTTCGTCGGTGTGCTGCGCGAACTCAAGAAAGCGCTGAAGTTCGATTCGTCCGATGTGAGCGGCGTGATCGAGGACCTCGATCTTCTTCTCAAGGATTTCCTGGACAAAATCGCCAGGGCCGAAAAGGACTATCTTGACGTCGATGAAGGCGGCGACGCCGATGAAAAACTGGAGCGCATCGTCTATGGGCGCTTCCTCGAACCGGAGACGCGCAAGGCATTCTTCGAAGCTTACAAGGAGATCGAGGCCCTTTGGGAAATCTTGTCCCCGTCGCCAGAGCTCCGAGATCACATCGTGACGTTCAAACACCTGGCGCAGCTCTATGCCGCCGTGCGCAACGCCTATGCCGAGAAGATCGGCTTCGTCGCCGACCTCGCCTATAAGACCAAGCGCCTCGTCGAGGAAAGCGCCACGCAGAGCGGGCTCGGCAACCTGACTAAGAGCGTGACCTTCGACCTGAAGACGCTGGAAGCCATGCGTGGGGAAAAGGGACTGGATGAGGGCAAGGTCTTCAACCTAGTGCGCGGGCTGCAAAAAGAGATCGACGACGACTCGAATGCCGCGCCCGTTCTGCAACCGCTTAAGGATCGTGCCGAGCGCATCCTGAAAGACATGGAAAGCCGAAAGACGACCGGCCTCGCGGCAATGGACTTGCTGGCGGCACTTGCTGCCGAGAAGGATGCCGCGGCAAGGGCTGCCAAGGAGACCGGACTTTCGGCGAAAGCCTTCGGCATATACTGGGCGCTCAAGGACGATGACGCGCTCAAGAAAGGCGGCGTTGCACCCTTGGACCTTGGCAAGGAGGCCGAGAAGCTGATGACTCGTTTCCCGAATGCCCAAGTCAATGCGGACGAGCAGAGGCAGTTCCGGGCAGCCCTCTACCGGCCGTTACTCGGAGTCGAACGCGAGGCTCGCTCCAAGATTGTCGATTTGATCGTCGAGATCGTAACGCGATGA
- a CDS encoding helix-turn-helix domain-containing protein: MLGAQRTTVTLAAQTLQEAGLIEYRRGKIRIIDHDRMKEAVCECYQAVKDVYAEIQPRDP; this comes from the coding sequence ATGCTCGGCGCGCAGCGGACGACCGTGACGCTTGCTGCGCAAACTTTGCAAGAAGCTGGTTTGATCGAATATAGGCGAGGAAAGATCCGGATCATCGACCATGATCGCATGAAAGAAGCAGTCTGCGAGTGCTATCAGGCGGTAAAGGACGTCTATGCAGAAATACAGCCGCGCGACCCATGA
- a CDS encoding lysine-2,3-aminomutase-like protein, with protein MTKTTLARTLRDPAELVAEGLAPAAALPALERVAARYAVAITPALVELIDTSAPDDPIARQFVPSAAELEMQPGEDADPIGDHPHSPVSGIVHRYPDRVLFKLVHVCAVYCRFCFRREMVGPGKESALSDTAYRAAIDYIRSHHEIWEVILTGGDPLMLSPRRMGEIMAELAAIDHVKIIRLHTRVPVADPARISDELVAALKVEGATTWVALHANHARELTGPVRAACARLVDSGIPLVSQSVLLRGVNDNIAALSDLMRAFVECRIKPYYLHHGDLAPGTAHLRTTLAEGQDLMRQLRGRVSGLCQPDYVIDIPGGAGKSPVGPSYVLAPQNTAPHAGDAGAETRYRIVDYCGDVHLYPPET; from the coding sequence ATGACGAAAACGACCCTTGCACGCACCCTGCGCGATCCGGCTGAGCTCGTCGCCGAAGGTCTGGCGCCCGCAGCAGCGCTGCCGGCGCTCGAACGCGTTGCCGCGCGCTATGCGGTGGCGATCACGCCAGCGCTGGTCGAACTGATCGACACGTCCGCCCCCGACGATCCCATCGCACGGCAATTCGTTCCGAGCGCCGCGGAGCTGGAGATGCAGCCGGGCGAGGACGCCGATCCGATCGGCGATCATCCGCACTCGCCGGTATCAGGGATCGTGCATCGCTATCCCGATCGCGTCCTGTTCAAGCTCGTTCACGTCTGCGCAGTCTATTGCCGCTTCTGCTTCCGCCGCGAGATGGTGGGCCCCGGCAAGGAGAGCGCGCTGTCGGACACTGCCTATCGCGCGGCGATCGATTACATCCGTTCGCATCACGAGATCTGGGAAGTGATCCTGACCGGCGGCGATCCCCTGATGCTGTCGCCGCGCCGGATGGGCGAGATCATGGCCGAACTCGCGGCAATCGATCACGTCAAGATCATCCGCCTTCACACCCGCGTGCCCGTGGCCGATCCCGCGCGCATCAGCGACGAGTTGGTTGCGGCGCTCAAGGTCGAGGGCGCGACCACCTGGGTGGCGCTGCATGCCAACCACGCGCGCGAACTGACGGGACCGGTGCGCGCCGCCTGCGCGCGGCTCGTCGATTCCGGAATTCCCCTGGTGAGCCAGTCGGTGCTGTTGCGCGGGGTCAATGACAACATCGCCGCTCTGTCGGATTTGATGCGAGCTTTCGTCGAATGCCGGATCAAGCCCTACTATCTGCATCACGGCGACCTCGCGCCGGGCACCGCGCATCTTCGCACGACCCTTGCCGAAGGACAGGATTTGATGCGGCAGTTGCGCGGGCGGGTGTCAGGGCTTTGTCAGCCGGACTATGTCATCGACATTCCCGGCGGCGCCGGCAAATCCCCGGTGGGGCCGAGCTACGTCTTGGCGCCGCAAAATACCGCACCCCATGCGGGTGATGCGGGAGCCGAAACGCGCTATCGTATCGTGGACTATTGCGGCGACGTTCATCTCTATCCGCCCGAGACCTGA
- a CDS encoding 3-deoxy-7-phosphoheptulonate synthase, with translation MLSTTDDLRIRELKELSTPDEVMREVPRTLTATRVVMAARNAIHAILNGQDDRLLVVVGPCSVHDPKAALEYAERLASLREELADQLEIVMRVYFEKPRTTVGWKGLINDPDLDGSFDINKGLRLARNVLSAVNNLGLPAGTEFLDMTTPQYIADLVSWAAIGARTTESQIHRELASGLSCPVGFKNGTDGNVRIAADAVKSASHPHHFMAVTKLGRSAIASTAGNEDCHIILRGGSKPNYDAASVAAACNELTKSGVAPLVMIDASHANSSKKPENQPQVAADIAGQISGGEGRIMGVMIESNLVAGRQDVVPGKPLTYGQSITDGCIDWPTTATALEQLADAVEIRRNARRAGLQERSA, from the coding sequence GTGCTGAGCACGACCGACGATCTTCGTATCCGCGAATTGAAAGAGCTGAGCACGCCGGATGAGGTGATGCGCGAAGTCCCGCGGACGCTCACCGCGACGCGCGTGGTGATGGCTGCGCGTAACGCCATCCACGCAATCCTCAATGGCCAGGACGACCGCCTGCTGGTCGTGGTCGGCCCCTGCTCGGTGCATGACCCCAAGGCCGCGCTCGAATATGCCGAGCGGCTCGCGAGCTTGCGCGAGGAACTCGCCGACCAGCTCGAAATCGTAATGCGGGTCTATTTCGAGAAGCCGCGCACCACCGTCGGTTGGAAGGGCCTGATCAACGATCCCGATCTGGACGGCAGCTTCGACATCAACAAGGGCCTGCGGTTGGCGCGCAACGTGCTGTCGGCCGTGAACAATCTCGGCCTGCCCGCCGGCACGGAATTCCTCGACATGACGACGCCGCAATACATCGCCGACCTCGTGTCCTGGGCCGCGATCGGCGCACGCACGACCGAGAGCCAGATCCATCGCGAGCTGGCCTCGGGCCTGTCCTGCCCGGTCGGCTTCAAGAACGGCACCGATGGCAATGTGCGGATCGCAGCGGACGCCGTGAAGTCGGCCTCGCATCCGCATCACTTCATGGCGGTGACGAAGCTCGGCCGCTCGGCGATCGCCTCGACCGCGGGCAACGAGGACTGCCACATCATCCTGCGTGGCGGCAGCAAGCCGAACTATGATGCGGCAAGCGTCGCGGCCGCCTGCAACGAGCTGACCAAATCCGGTGTCGCGCCGCTGGTGATGATCGATGCCAGCCACGCCAATTCGAGCAAGAAGCCCGAGAACCAGCCGCAGGTGGCGGCCGACATCGCCGGCCAGATCTCAGGCGGCGAAGGCCGCATCATGGGCGTGATGATCGAGAGCAATCTCGTTGCCGGCCGCCAGGACGTCGTGCCGGGCAAGCCGCTCACCTACGGCCAGAGCATCACCGACGGCTGCATCGATTGGCCGACTACGGCGACCGCGCTCGAGCAGCTCGCCGACGCGGTGGAAATCCGCCGCAACGCCCGGCGCGCCGGACTGCAGGAGCGCTCGGCCTAG
- a CDS encoding recombinase family protein: MRRNVKRVEAVAYLRTSSAANVGTDKDSDRRQRAAIGSFADSNGYELVGEFYDAAVSGADPIAERPGFAAMLDRIAGNGVRTILVESPDRFARDLAVQLAGHDHLRSLGITLIPASSPDFFIEDTPTAVLVRQVLGAIAQFEKATTVAKLRAARQRKREAVGKVEGRKSWAELSPELVATAKRLRRRSPKGHQRSLREVADELARMGFTNERGARFSASSIASMVSS; this comes from the coding sequence ATGAGACGCAATGTAAAAAGGGTGGAAGCAGTTGCATATCTACGCACTTCGTCAGCCGCGAACGTTGGTACTGACAAGGACAGTGATCGCCGACAACGCGCTGCAATAGGAAGCTTCGCCGATTCGAACGGGTACGAGCTCGTCGGCGAGTTCTACGATGCGGCGGTCAGCGGTGCAGACCCGATTGCAGAGCGGCCCGGTTTTGCGGCGATGCTCGACCGCATCGCCGGCAACGGTGTCAGGACCATCCTGGTCGAAAGCCCGGATCGCTTTGCGCGAGACTTGGCAGTCCAACTCGCCGGTCATGATCATCTCCGCAGCCTCGGTATCACGCTGATTCCCGCGAGCTCGCCAGACTTCTTCATCGAGGACACACCAACGGCGGTGTTAGTGCGCCAAGTTCTGGGTGCCATAGCGCAGTTCGAGAAGGCAACCACGGTGGCGAAGCTTCGCGCCGCGCGCCAGCGCAAGCGTGAGGCGGTCGGAAAGGTCGAGGGCCGGAAGAGCTGGGCCGAGCTCAGTCCAGAACTGGTTGCCACAGCAAAGCGTCTACGGCGGCGGTCGCCGAAGGGCCACCAGCGCTCATTGCGTGAGGTCGCCGATGAACTCGCCAGAATGGGCTTCACCAACGAACGCGGAGCGAGATTTTCAGCATCCTCGATTGCTTCCATGGTCTCTAGCTAG
- a CDS encoding HdeD family acid-resistance protein translates to MTSPEDFSRLQSMMSQTVKAHWKAFLFEGILLAILGVAALILPPLASLAIAIFLGWMFLISGIGGLIVTYWARSTPGFWWSLISAALAVLAGMLLLARPMQAVLTLTIVVGAYFLAEGVATIMYALEHRRELSGRWSWLLVSGLVDIAISFMVITGLPSSAEWAIGVLVGINLLFGGASLIGLALAARNSNT, encoded by the coding sequence ATGACGTCACCTGAGGATTTTTCGCGGCTGCAATCCATGATGAGCCAGACGGTCAAGGCACACTGGAAGGCCTTTCTGTTCGAGGGCATCCTGCTCGCAATTCTCGGCGTCGCGGCGCTGATCCTGCCGCCGCTCGCAAGCCTTGCAATCGCGATCTTCCTCGGCTGGATGTTCCTGATCAGCGGTATCGGCGGGCTGATCGTGACCTATTGGGCGCGCAGCACGCCGGGCTTCTGGTGGTCGCTGATCTCGGCTGCGCTCGCCGTGCTTGCCGGCATGCTGCTGCTGGCCCGCCCGATGCAGGCCGTGCTGACGCTGACCATCGTGGTCGGCGCCTACTTCCTGGCCGAGGGCGTCGCCACCATCATGTACGCACTGGAGCACCGCCGCGAACTCAGCGGCCGCTGGTCATGGCTGCTGGTCTCGGGCCTCGTCGACATTGCGATCTCCTTCATGGTGATCACGGGACTGCCGAGCTCGGCGGAATGGGCCATCGGCGTCCTCGTCGGTATCAACCTCCTGTTCGGCGGCGCCAGCCTGATCGGCCTGGCGCTGGCGGCGCGCAACAGCAACACCTGA
- a CDS encoding PilZ domain-containing protein translates to MSVAEFLRQRAVDVTVSGSYSLPRWYDCEGKLRSFACRTKRVSPFRMIVDVPVVGKVGERLTSYFQDFGEFQCTISATLKSGFLMELDMTRARRAWMSEKLTWLEKKQKDASVQELRNDARFVPQVSHTFLTLANGSSHPCFIIDVSTAGVAISCEYDPPLGTPLAVGACVGRVIRKFEHGFAVKFAEKQSRDDLVRLIVRTPLLQSA, encoded by the coding sequence ATGTCCGTCGCAGAGTTCCTCAGGCAGCGTGCAGTGGACGTCACGGTCAGCGGCAGCTACTCGCTGCCCCGCTGGTATGATTGCGAGGGCAAGCTGCGCAGCTTCGCCTGCCGCACCAAGCGCGTCTCACCCTTCCGCATGATCGTGGACGTGCCCGTCGTCGGCAAGGTCGGCGAGCGCCTCACCTCCTACTTCCAGGATTTCGGCGAATTCCAGTGCACGATCAGCGCGACGCTGAAGTCGGGTTTCCTGATGGAGCTCGACATGACGCGGGCGCGGCGCGCCTGGATGTCGGAAAAGCTGACCTGGCTCGAGAAGAAGCAGAAGGACGCCAGCGTCCAGGAGCTGCGGAACGACGCGCGTTTCGTACCTCAGGTCTCGCACACCTTCCTGACGCTCGCCAACGGCAGCAGCCATCCGTGCTTCATCATCGACGTCTCCACGGCTGGCGTCGCAATCTCCTGCGAATACGATCCGCCGCTCGGAACCCCGCTTGCGGTCGGTGCTTGCGTCGGGCGCGTGATCCGCAAGTTCGAGCACGGGTTTGCGGTCAAATTCGCCGAAAAGCAGTCACGGGATGACCTCGTCCGTCTGATCGTCCGCACGCCCTTGCTGCAGTCGGCCTGA
- a CDS encoding acyl-CoA desaturase produces the protein MSIADAEFAPAEIAPNAPVAPKPQLPPGVVTEGPLVQAKLRESYLLLGILYVGAVAGIIWAVTQGVGKVELFTFAWMFALTTFGIGAGMHRLFVHRSFRTGPIMRVFFCAIAQMAVQGSIAKWVANHRRHHLYADDVGDPHSPQFDGFGNRYVSAFKGFLHAQGSWVFDQATTDNEYYAKDILADPIAMFFVRTRWVWYGMSAVFIPGVIGYTFGGVHAMIGCVLFSGLLRAYLLILTSQLTGSVCHAYGYRRFEVDDASTNEFVTTILTFGEGLHNNHHRFPRDAYISHAWWEIDLNGLIILGLEKIGLVHDVFHASHRQLERAAEAEAASTAR, from the coding sequence ATGTCCATCGCCGACGCCGAGTTCGCCCCGGCAGAGATCGCGCCGAACGCGCCCGTCGCACCGAAGCCGCAGCTTCCACCCGGCGTGGTCACCGAAGGGCCGCTGGTCCAGGCCAAGTTGCGCGAGAGCTATCTCCTGCTCGGCATCCTCTATGTGGGTGCGGTTGCCGGCATCATCTGGGCCGTGACGCAGGGCGTCGGCAAGGTCGAGCTGTTCACGTTCGCCTGGATGTTCGCGCTGACGACGTTCGGCATCGGTGCCGGCATGCATCGCCTGTTCGTGCATCGCAGCTTCCGTACCGGCCCAATCATGCGTGTCTTCTTCTGCGCCATCGCCCAGATGGCTGTGCAGGGCTCGATCGCCAAATGGGTCGCCAACCACCGCCGCCACCATCTCTACGCCGATGACGTCGGCGATCCCCACAGCCCGCAATTCGACGGCTTCGGCAATCGCTATGTCAGCGCGTTCAAGGGCTTCCTGCACGCCCAGGGCAGCTGGGTATTCGACCAGGCCACCACCGACAACGAGTACTATGCCAAGGATATCCTCGCCGATCCGATCGCGATGTTCTTCGTGCGCACGCGCTGGGTCTGGTACGGGATGTCGGCCGTCTTCATCCCCGGCGTGATCGGCTACACGTTCGGCGGCGTGCACGCCATGATCGGCTGCGTGCTGTTCTCCGGCCTGCTTCGCGCCTATCTGCTGATCCTCACCAGCCAGCTCACCGGCTCGGTCTGCCACGCCTATGGCTATCGCCGCTTCGAGGTCGACGACGCCTCGACCAACGAGTTCGTGACCACGATCCTCACCTTCGGCGAGGGTCTGCACAACAACCATCACCGCTTCCCGCGGGACGCCTACATCTCGCACGCCTGGTGGGAGATCGATCTCAACGGCCTGATCATCCTGGGCCTGGAAAAGATCGGTCTCGTCCACGACGTCTTCCACGCCTCGCACCGTCAGCTGGAGCGGGCGGCCGAAGCAGAGGCGGCCTCGACGGCGCGCTGA
- a CDS encoding PrsW family glutamic-type intramembrane protease, with protein MYLIEALPTVIGTAAIAPALLMLWLVIAAEERPGPPAQVWTAFLLGAASISLLGLARAPFAKMVAAPDDPWAALAMHSIFGVALPEEAVKVIAIVVISSTKRRTFANPMDTVVYGAAVGLGFAAYENLAYLVQHAEMWRSLAALRSVLTVPFHGALGIIAGAYLTIARAGTALGANRHHRDWARLSSRLLMLAGPLALHSAFDFPLLTLQRMPDLDPTLRMWLGASSLLIGFSSIAFAIRLVRRVARHHAPRTDVARERLSQLRRMWALLLAGGGVGFLGLAFVLTSIHHWLINPERNLTLALIPIGFVSILLGLALLIVTTAIYVLGRNRIRTSAEGFSSAPGGG; from the coding sequence ATGTACCTGATTGAAGCATTGCCCACCGTCATCGGAACGGCCGCCATCGCCCCGGCGCTGCTGATGCTGTGGCTTGTCATCGCCGCCGAAGAGCGCCCTGGCCCGCCGGCCCAGGTCTGGACTGCGTTCCTGTTGGGGGCGGCCAGCATCTCGCTGCTGGGCCTCGCCCGCGCCCCCTTCGCCAAGATGGTCGCGGCGCCCGACGACCCCTGGGCGGCGCTGGCCATGCATTCGATCTTCGGCGTCGCGCTGCCTGAGGAAGCCGTCAAGGTGATCGCCATCGTGGTAATTTCCTCGACCAAGCGGCGGACCTTTGCCAATCCGATGGACACCGTGGTCTATGGCGCCGCGGTCGGCCTCGGCTTCGCCGCTTACGAGAACCTCGCCTATCTGGTCCAGCACGCCGAGATGTGGCGCTCGCTGGCCGCCTTGCGCAGCGTGCTGACCGTGCCATTCCACGGCGCGCTCGGCATCATCGCGGGCGCCTACCTGACGATCGCGCGCGCCGGCACGGCGCTGGGCGCGAACCGGCACCATCGCGACTGGGCCCGCCTCTCCAGCCGCCTCCTGATGCTGGCCGGCCCGCTTGCGCTGCATTCGGCCTTCGACTTTCCACTGCTGACCCTGCAAAGAATGCCCGACCTCGATCCGACGCTGCGGATGTGGCTGGGCGCCTCCAGCCTCTTGATCGGCTTCAGCTCGATCGCCTTCGCCATCCGTCTGGTCCGGCGCGTCGCCCGCCACCACGCTCCCCGGACCGATGTCGCGCGGGAGCGGCTCAGCCAGCTCCGGCGGATGTGGGCGCTGCTGCTCGCCGGCGGCGGCGTCGGCTTTCTCGGGCTCGCCTTCGTGCTGACCTCGATCCATCACTGGCTTATCAACCCCGAGCGCAATCTGACGCTGGCCCTGATCCCGATCGGTTTCGTCTCGATCCTGCTCGGCCTGGCGCTTCTGATTGTCACAACGGCGATCTATGTTCTCGGCCGCAACCGCATCCGCACCAGCGCGGAGGGTTTTTCCTCGGCGCCCGGCGGCGGGTGA
- a CDS encoding Crp/Fnr family transcriptional regulator, producing MAELSNRILEALSTSDAATLRPHLRSLQLPQKKILYETGEPIALVYFPTGAVISLVINLSSGISVEAAMVGRDGVLGASAALAGKKSLNRAIVQLAGSCLVCDIGNVASTALQSANMISTLIRHEQAMFTQAQQSAACMSSHTVEARLCRWLLRARDLSGSDMLDFTKSSWPKCSARSGRP from the coding sequence ATGGCGGAACTGTCCAATCGTATATTGGAGGCGTTGTCGACGTCTGACGCCGCAACGCTTCGGCCCCACTTGAGGAGCTTGCAGCTTCCACAGAAGAAGATTCTCTATGAAACGGGCGAGCCTATTGCCCTCGTCTATTTCCCGACAGGCGCCGTAATCTCTTTAGTGATCAATCTGAGTTCCGGCATCTCTGTGGAAGCAGCCATGGTCGGCCGAGACGGTGTCCTGGGCGCATCCGCAGCATTGGCCGGCAAGAAGTCCCTAAACCGGGCGATCGTGCAACTGGCGGGCAGCTGCTTAGTCTGCGACATCGGTAACGTTGCGTCGACGGCGCTGCAAAGTGCGAATATGATCTCGACGCTGATCCGTCATGAGCAAGCGATGTTTACGCAGGCCCAGCAGTCAGCCGCCTGCATGTCGTCCCACACGGTCGAGGCGAGGCTCTGCCGCTGGCTACTAAGAGCAAGGGACTTATCGGGAAGCGATATGCTGGACTTCACCAAGAGTTCTTGGCCGAAATGCTCGGCGCGCAGCGGACGACCGTGA
- a CDS encoding helix-turn-helix domain-containing protein, protein MDLREVFATNLRRLRNAQGLSQDDLAYEAGMSRSYLSQLEKGAFYASLKIVGKLAAVLRVEPAELLRLPASKAGREARK, encoded by the coding sequence ATGGATTTGCGAGAGGTGTTTGCAACAAACCTTCGCCGACTGCGAAATGCACAAGGGCTTTCGCAGGACGATCTCGCGTACGAAGCTGGAATGAGCCGAAGCTATTTGAGTCAGCTAGAAAAAGGCGCGTTCTATGCGAGCTTGAAGATCGTGGGCAAGCTGGCTGCGGTACTCCGGGTCGAACCTGCCGAGCTCCTCAGGTTGCCGGCGAGCAAAGCCGGTCGGGAAGCACGCAAATAG